One stretch of Armigeres subalbatus isolate Guangzhou_Male chromosome 2, GZ_Asu_2, whole genome shotgun sequence DNA includes these proteins:
- the LOC134215492 gene encoding uncharacterized protein LOC134215492 isoform X1 — MCNMIRNEDCSSYKSMHVGSIESIGSGRNPDGNYGTDSTITHRPLEIITNAFEMEASVLSPDGTQTDPEASLQDAMMGLEGDDDELCEAEKRRHNWIQNFSYKLNTATLSIIEERTDEDSSFTQRSPEWTVNVEGKNSVIERFISLDRNDEIHHDDESSSPVELAVNTGLGNLQVDDVDDEPVPVVSEDNSSERSLKGFENVEKLLDRMPLVTIMRTLRRFRSFEYPRGGAEDSDGSEENVEHPHEEDCELNHLAEEADDTEGEQDEETIMPVDPEEDFDMEAAIDAVLGEASSKVKQTKWNMIRSILHKIPYRANAFDLYGENDEDVLLNLFEQMNNKKLENKAGVIREVRDDI, encoded by the exons ATGTGCAACATGATTAGGAACGAGGATTGTTCCAGCTATAAAAGCATGCACGTCGGTAGCATCGAGAGCATCGGAAGCGGTCGTAATCCTGATGGCAATTATGGAACCGACAGTACTATAACACATCGACCACTAGAAATCATCACGAATGCTTTCGAGATGGAGGCGAGCGTTCTTTCACCGGATGGAACCCAAACGGATCCCGAAG CTTCTTTGCAGGATGCAATGATGGGACTGGAAGGCGATGACGACGAGTTGTGCGAAGCGGAAAAACGGCGACATAATTGGATTCAAAATTTCTCATACAAACTCAACACCGCTACACTGAGCATCATTGAAGAAAGGACAGACGAAGATAGCAGTTTCACTCAACGTTCTCCGGAGTGGACTGTCAATGTTGAGGGGAAAAATAGTGTGATTGAAAGGTTCATCAGTCTGGATAGAAACGATGAGATCCATCATGATGATGAATCGAGTTCCCCTGTGGAATTGGCAGTAAATACAGGTCTTGGAAATTTGCAAGTtgatgatgttgatgatgaGCCTGTTCCGGTCGTCAGCGAAGATAATTCAAGCGAACGGAGTTTGAAGGGAtttgaaaatgtggaaaaattgCTGGATAGAATGCCGCTGGTAACAATAATGAGAACACTGAGACGATTTCGATCATTCGAGTACCCCCGGGGTGGGGCTGAGGATAGTGACGGCAGCGAAGAGAATGTTGAACATCCGCATGAGGAAGACTGTGAATTAAACCATTTAGCCGAAGAAGCTGATGATACTGAAGGGGAGCAAGACGAAGAAACGATCATGCCTGTTGACCCGGAAGAGGACTTTGATATGGAGGCAGCCATCGATGCGGTTCTGGGGGAAGCGTCTTCCAAAGTAAAGCAAACGAAATGGAACATGATCAGAAGTATTTTGCACAAAATTCCTTATAGAGCGAATGCGTTTGATTTATATGGTGAAAATGATGAAGACGTTCTACTGAATCTATTTGagcaaatgaataataaaaaacttgaaaataaaGCTGGTGTGATTAGAGAAGTTAGAGATGATATATAA
- the LOC134215492 gene encoding uncharacterized protein LOC134215492 isoform X2: MLSRWRRAFFHRMEPKRIPKDAMMGLEGDDDELCEAEKRRHNWIQNFSYKLNTATLSIIEERTDEDSSFTQRSPEWTVNVEGKNSVIERFISLDRNDEIHHDDESSSPVELAVNTGLGNLQVDDVDDEPVPVVSEDNSSERSLKGFENVEKLLDRMPLVTIMRTLRRFRSFEYPRGGAEDSDGSEENVEHPHEEDCELNHLAEEADDTEGEQDEETIMPVDPEEDFDMEAAIDAVLGEASSKVKQTKWNMIRSILHKIPYRANAFDLYGENDEDVLLNLFEQMNNKKLENKAGVIREVRDDI; the protein is encoded by the exons ATGCTTTCGAGATGGAGGCGAGCGTTCTTTCACCGGATGGAACCCAAACGGATCCCGAAG GATGCAATGATGGGACTGGAAGGCGATGACGACGAGTTGTGCGAAGCGGAAAAACGGCGACATAATTGGATTCAAAATTTCTCATACAAACTCAACACCGCTACACTGAGCATCATTGAAGAAAGGACAGACGAAGATAGCAGTTTCACTCAACGTTCTCCGGAGTGGACTGTCAATGTTGAGGGGAAAAATAGTGTGATTGAAAGGTTCATCAGTCTGGATAGAAACGATGAGATCCATCATGATGATGAATCGAGTTCCCCTGTGGAATTGGCAGTAAATACAGGTCTTGGAAATTTGCAAGTtgatgatgttgatgatgaGCCTGTTCCGGTCGTCAGCGAAGATAATTCAAGCGAACGGAGTTTGAAGGGAtttgaaaatgtggaaaaattgCTGGATAGAATGCCGCTGGTAACAATAATGAGAACACTGAGACGATTTCGATCATTCGAGTACCCCCGGGGTGGGGCTGAGGATAGTGACGGCAGCGAAGAGAATGTTGAACATCCGCATGAGGAAGACTGTGAATTAAACCATTTAGCCGAAGAAGCTGATGATACTGAAGGGGAGCAAGACGAAGAAACGATCATGCCTGTTGACCCGGAAGAGGACTTTGATATGGAGGCAGCCATCGATGCGGTTCTGGGGGAAGCGTCTTCCAAAGTAAAGCAAACGAAATGGAACATGATCAGAAGTATTTTGCACAAAATTCCTTATAGAGCGAATGCGTTTGATTTATATGGTGAAAATGATGAAGACGTTCTACTGAATCTATTTGagcaaatgaataataaaaaacttgaaaataaaGCTGGTGTGATTAGAGAAGTTAGAGATGATATATAA